A genomic stretch from Psilocybe cubensis strain MGC-MH-2018 chromosome 1, whole genome shotgun sequence includes:
- a CDS encoding tRNA3(Ser)-specific nuclease WapA, with protein MALKEAFIQLVSNVEPIRRVLQIVYKDVVYAILLKYIYTAEIQKSMSIYGTLPLNHDVDASGSLSLTVPFSIPESQFKPTLSAFYHSANSKVSTLGKGWTLMGISTVERTPATVAQDGARGQLWFHDNVVPGLMFLPGVVGYNDKDCFTLDGQRLIKIGDTQENKTEYRFEIEQWTRVFAIGDNLANPTSWEQHLPDGTIRMFGSTEDSNVKADGHKDGYTRVWSINEASDPFTNYITFEYTKPSNGTVYPKRISYGGNRKLSISHRKRVAFTHEKRDDKITEYLGGYKIQTEKRLKEIRCIIGEAPTWEPPKWKYQFDYDYAPLTGVSRIRVLTLVDSLQDLKVEPLKFDWSDGNPVVFDSSKDVSTFSREGIIDAFHIDVNAQGFSDMVIASERKNPDNEDAPELYLDIYLSDSQGKVSETPTKGSGFTGLSNPQSLLAIDADGDGKADLLHIVSSASAYVITILLSNEDATDADNKFNKYEKQQSTTFTPEIMGGSFHAGDFEGNGKIGLVYIYLTTQESSPDVQQVHFVQFTSDGKALTAKDVAKGPSSASITSKDIHVVVGDLDGNGTDDIFILAPATSTPEDGWMIYFLQSNNGTLSYREDDPLKDAGKSVPRVSNPNIFPFKADSDGKTGLLFASATSDKFLKLQLLRSIGNSALLPGEPIATQAKYSDQVTVATLIQRMAEVVNIGGEDDNKVLSVFKFDGENFQQIPNVTQPADFGVLYVRCADLRGIGRSDLLFYSPGDEGRVIARVLPCSGSQPLDNITTFRNGLGGYTTVSYGPLTDPALYTASDIKYCRVTAQMNGTANNSTFSMTSGTAGCQPTESSRSNLVYFPSFVVRDISSKYDTDNPVTVNQFSYTYSNAEISFDGRGWLGFQTITKSDGISKILELTEYYQSFPCTGRVKLSQKRDSEDIAHIVDLGKSEYTWTSKQVNNEKNYTIQLDAVKETYYEAGVQAYDVDVAYTYDDYDNTLSTTITPSQPNASVLSIESTYDAPNSNARWVVGNKRTEDTKQADNFLRRLTQSYTTDTFACKERSHWVREDIWSTTNYTFDDAGYQKEITGPSSSRQEFAYNSTYTTVTTKTHTGTKTTTDESSDEPVTVPITLDEITEYDPATLLPLMVEKPNGVVTKFQYDVLGRKVAISQGPGKDSVSTVETTSFAMDGSKFIETRQISNGLAGTDAAMRKEISYYDGFMRSLSVRKSRPDRLDEYICVDTGYDSLNRKVSRSREYLSTSEPPALDQQFQYTYDKNSRLITEVYPANKSGGQSVTHNLKYSCEAGVPKITETLSVTSSDGGSAADTGSISRELAVIPNADDPSVGNFVKLCVAKRQNENLQTVDTVYDGVARPIEVTDSSSRVKLLLKYDGLSRQVEREIVQLAKPPGDGEKDSDVTFSHFRLTFDDTNLSSTLLNVLTGSSITSKTDFSRRLIEKSTTDETITFDYDADTLSKGRLSSVKSNQGIEHSFLYDNRGNHSSTTLKIDGHELQTTFTWTETGQLKTTNNPDGTSILQEYYPDGLTAKTISLSKGDAVKASVNFSGLENAFGLPLTRLFGNKITSTITVSDSGMLSADTLTLADTEKPLLEQQWDYDPFNKVATGKIGDNNLAYEYDKAGQLSQSIIGNITTVYQDGLCLSATNDSKSTKFTNNVDGWQLKSVFADDDSPLYEYTYSTDGKTSTKKAGDETTTLNYDAQDRLTAIVGSYTGFIYDYAGRLLKATAATGESILYVNPGCEMKVKTGATPDTTTTTWTSYLIDKERRASYTEDQPVDDAPASGVVYYFHTDQLGSTVAVSDNAGTLVTQYRYDALGKATVSGDDLARYKYCGREQFGTLYNFGARFYDFEASFNSSTGRFMTLDNHPLDIDNISPGSFNLYGFSQNDPINFTDLNGNRAVPTAHWIIDGLLIAAGLGLTIASMITLNPLLAVAGGAVLNSGLSGFVTDVAASVDNSSDTGSWLFQLGLGAVIGGVFGGASIGLNLGIRHGTKALLSAGSRQIFKHAVIQNSFNILAEAGLGAAGGAVQQGLTNLYQGDPIGKDVGWSATLGAIAGLVVAGGLMVGQSKWGRVALAGQRASDRILSSARTGLPNLRMQLAQGRFVNSSVVRDAPIEIYYISRGIHFTDIDG; from the exons ATGGCTCTGAAGGAAGCATTCATTCAATTGGTGTCAAACGTGGAGCCTATACGAAG AGTCCTGCAAATTGTATATAAGGATGTTGTGTACGCGATTCTACTCAAGTACATCTATACTGCTGAAATCCAGAAATCGATGTCTATCTACGGCACTCTACCTTTAAACCATGATGTCGACGCATCAGGGTCTTTGTCCCTCACCGTGCCATTTTCGATTCCGGAATCTCAGTTCAAGCCAACGCTGTCTGCCTTTTACCATTCTGCAAACTCCAAAGTTTCCACACTGGGTAAGGGATGGACCCTGATGGGTATATCTACCGTCGAGCGCACCCCCGCTACCGTGGCCCAAGATGGAGCTCGAGGTCAGCTATGGTTTCATGATAACGTTGTCCCTGGTCTCATGTTTCTACCAGGTGTGGTTGGTTATAATGACAAAGATTGTTTCACCTTGGACGGCCAGAGACTCATCAAAATCGGTGACACGCAGGAGAACAAGACCGAATACCGATTCGAGATTGAACAATGGACGCGAGTTTTTGCAATTGGCGACAACCTCGCCAACCCTACTTCCTGGGAACAACATCTTCCTGACGGAACCATCAGAATGTTTGGGAGCACCGAG GATTCCAATGTCAAAGCAGATGGTCACAAGGATGGCTACACTCGCGTCTGGTCCATTAATGAAGCTTCTGATCCATTCACGAACTACATCACCTTTGAATACACGAAACCCAGCAATGGTACAGTTTATCCCAAGCGCATATCCTATGGCGGGAATCGTAAACTCAGCATTTCGCACCGAAAACGGGTTGCTTTTACCCATGAAAAACGCGATGACAAAATAACCGAATACCTTGGTGGCTACAAAATTCAAACTGAAAAAAGGCTCAAGGAAATACGCTGCATCATCGGAGAGGCACCGACTTGGGAACCTCCTAAATGGAAGTATCAATTCGACTACGATTATGCCCCTTTGACTGGAGTCTCTCGGATTCGTGTTTTAACTTTAGTCGATTCTCTGCAAGACTTAAAGGTCGAACCGCTCAAATTTGACTGGAGCGATGGAAATCCTGTCGTATTCGACTCTAGCAAAGACGTTTCTACGTTTTCTCGCGAGGGAATAATTGATGCCTTTCATATCGACGTTAATGCCCAAGGTTTTAGCGACATGGTTATCGCATCCGAACGCAAAAATCCCGATAATGAAGATGCGCCCGAACTTTACCTTGATATCTACCTTTCTGATTCCCAAGGAAAGGTTTCCGAAACGCCCACGAAAGGATCTGGCTTTACAGGCCTATCTAACCCACAGTCCTTGTTGGCAATTGATGCTGATGGCGACGGGAAGGCCGATCTT CTTCATATTGTCTCGTCTGCCTCTGCATATGTGATCACAATCTTGCTTTCGAACGAAGATGCAACCGATGCAGACAATAAATTCAATAAATATGAAAAACAACAGTCAACCACGTTTACTCCTGAGATTATGGGAGGGAGTTTCCACGCTGGTGATTTTGAG GGAAATGGCAAGATCGGACTCGTCTATATCTACTTGACTACACAGGAATCTTCTCCAGACGTCCAGCAAGTTCATTTCGTACAGTTTACTTCAGATGGAAAAGCTTTGACTGCAAAAGATGTCGCAAAGGGCCCTTCGTCCGCTTCAATAACTAGTAAGGATATTCACGTTGTTGTTGGAGATCTTGACGGTAATGG CACCGATGATATCTTTATCCTTGCTCCAGCGACTTCTACCCCTGAAGATGGCTGGATGATCTACTTTCTCCAATCCAACAATGGTACACTCAGCTATCGGGAAGACGACCCCTTGAAAGACGCTGGAAAGTCTGTACCTCGAGTCTCCAATCCAAACATATTCCCATTCAAAGCGGACTCTGATGGAAAAACTGGCTTGCTTTTCGCATCAGCAACCAGTGATAAATTTTTAAAACTCCAACTCCTTCGCAGCATTGGGAATTCCGCACTCTTGCCTGGTGAACCGATTGCAACTCAAGCCAAATATAGTGACCAAGTTACTGTCGCTACTTTGATTCAGAGGATGGCAGAGGTTGTCAATattggaggagaagatgaTAACAAAGTCCTCTCTGTTTTCAAGTTTGACGGCGAAAATTTTCAACAGATTCCAAATGTTACTCAGCCAGCCGATTTCGGTGTTCTTTATGTTCGTTGCGCGGATCTACGAGGAATTGGACGGTCCGACTTGCTTTTCTACTCTCCCGGCGATGAAGGCCGCGTCATTGCTCGGGTTCTACCATGCTCAGGTTCTCAGCCATTGGATAATATCACCACCTTCCGTAATGGTCTCGGAGGGTACACAACAGTCAGTTACGGTCCTCTTACAGATCCCGCTCTTTACACCGCAAGCGATATAAAGTACTGCCGAGTTACTGCCCAAATGAATGGTACGGCCAATAACTCGACCTTTTCCATGACCAGTGGTACTGCTGGTTGCCAGCCAACGGAATCATCACGTTCGAACCTTGTTTATTTCCCCTCCTTCGTTGTTCGCGATATCTCTTCAAAGTATGACACAGATAATCCGGTGACGGTCAACCAATTTAGTTACACTTACTCCAACGCAGAGATATCCTTCGACGGTCGTGGGTGGCTGGGGTTCCAGACCATAACGAAGTCGGATGGCATCAGCAAAATTCTCGAATTAACGGAATACTACCAGTCTTTCCCCTGCACCGGTAGGGTAAAGCTTTCTCAGAAAAGGGATAGTGAGGATATTGCACATATAGTGGACCTTGGTAAATCAGAATACACGTGGACTAGCAAGCAGGTCAACAACGAGAAAAATTATACCATTCAACTCGATGCAGTAAAGGAAACCTATTACGAAGCTGGAGTTCAAGCATACGATGTGGACGTCGCCTATACCTACGACGACTATGACAATACCCTATCAACTACCATAACCCCTTCTCAACCCAACGCCTCCGTTCTTTCAATCGAATCAACTTACGATGCGCCGAACTCCAACGCGCGATGGGTTGTGGGAAATAAGCGAACGGAGGACACCAAGCAGGCGGATAACTTTTTACGTCGCCTCACCCAAAGTTACACCACAGATACTTTCGCTTGCAAGGAAAGGAGCCATTGGGTCCGGGAAGACATTTGGTCGACAACGAACTACACCTTCGACGACGCAGGATATCAAAAGGAGATTACAggcccttcctcttcccgtCAAGAATTCGCCTACAATTCCACGTATACAACCGTTACAACGAAGACCCATACAGGGACCAAGACTACCACTGATGAATCTTCGGATGAGCCTGTTACCGTACCAATCACTCTCGACGAGATTACCGAGTATGACCCAGCCACACTCTTACCTTTAATGGTGGAGAAACCGAATGGTGTTGTCACGAAATTTCAGTACGACGTTCTCGGTCGTAAAGTTGCAATTTCACAAGGTCCGGGCAAGGACAGTGTCAGCACCGTCGAGACAACTTCCTTCGCCATGGATGGTTCAAAATTCATTGAGACCCGCCAAATTAGCAATGGCCTTGCTGGCACTGACGCCGCCATGCGGAAGGAAATATCATACTATGACGGCTTCATGCGATCGCTCTCTGTGCGGAAATCAAGGCCAGACCGCCTTGACGAATACATTTGCGTTGACACTGGGTATGACAGTTTGAATCGTAAAGTTTCACGGTCGAGGGAATACCTTTCTACCTCAGAACCTCCTGCTCTTGATCAGCAATTCCAGTACACATATGACAAAAACTCTCGCCTGATAACAGAAGTCTATCCTGCAAACAAATCGGGCGGACAGAGCGTCACACATAACCTCAAATATTCATGCGAGGCAGGAGTCCCGAAGATTACTGAAACCCTGTCCGTTACATCGTCTGATGGAGGCTCCGCCGCTGACACTGGATCCATAAGTCGTGAATTGGCCGTCATTCCCAATGCAGATGATCCTTCTGTTGGTAATTTTGTTAAACTCTGCGTTGCCAAAAGGCAAAatgaaaaccttcaaactgTCGACACCGTATATGATGGAGTTGCTCGCCCCATCGAAGTCACTGATTCGTCTTCCCGTGTAAAGCTTCTCTTGAAGTACGATGGCCTTTCGCGTCAGGTCGAGAGAGAAATCGTCCAGCTTGCCAAACCGCCAGGGGATGGAGAAAAAGACTCTGATGTCACATTCAGCCACTTCCGCCTTACATTTGACGATACTAACCTCAGTTCCACACTTCTAAACGTCCTTACAGGCTCATCTATCACTTCCAAGACCGACTTCAGTCGCCGGCTCATCGAAAAATCTACAACTGATGAAACCATCACCTTCGATTATGATGCGGATACGTTGTCAAAGGGGAGGCTCAGCTCAGTTAAATCCAACCAAGGTATTGAACACAGCTTTCTGTACGACAATCGGGGGAACCATTCTTCTACCACTCTCAAAATTGATGGCCACGAACTCCAGACAACGTTCACTTGGACCGAGACTGGACAGTTGAAGACAACCAACAATCCAGACGGAACTTCGATTTTGCAGGAATATTACCCTGATGGTTTGACGGCAAAAACGATCTCACTATCCAAAGGTGATGCAGTTAAAGCCTCTGTCAACTTTTCAGGTCTCGAGAATGCGTTTGGGCTGCCTTTGACTCGCTTATTTGGGAATAAAATTACATCCACAATCACAGTTTCTGACAGCGGAATGCTTAGCGCGGACACGCTTACTCTCGCGGATACTGAGAAACCCTTGTTAGAGCAGCAGTGGGATTACGATCCGTTCAACAAAGTCGCAACTGGTAAGATCGGTGATAACAATTTGGCTTACGAGTACGACAAAGCTG GTCAACTTTCGCAATCTATCATTGGGAATATTACTACTGTGTATCAAGATGGGCTCTGTTTATCGGCAACCAATGATTCCAAATCTACCAAATTTACCAATAACGTTGATGGCTGGCAACTCAAATCGGTATTTGCTGACGACGATTCTCCGTTATACGAATACACGTACAGCACCGATGGCAAGACCTCAACGAAGAAGGCCGGTGATGAGACAACCACGCTGAATTACGATGCGCAGGACCGACTGACGGCCATAGTCGGCAGCTACACTGGATTTATATATGATTATGCGGGGCGACTCTTGAAGGCAACCGCAGCCACCGGTGAAAGTATCCTTTACGTCAACCCCGGATGCGAAATGAAGGTCAAGACAGGTGCAACACCCGATACAACAACTACAACATGGACGTCTTACCTAATCGACAAAGAGCGCCGCGCCTCCTATACTGAAGACCAACCTGTCGATGATGCCCCGGCTTCTGGAGTGGTTTACTACTTCCACACAGATCAGCTTGGGAGCACTGTTGCAGTATCGGACAATGCTGGCACCCTTGTGACCCAGTATAGGTATGATGCATTAGGAAAAGCAACAGTTTCCGGAGACGACCTTGCTCGATACAAATACTGCGGAAGGGAGCAATTTGGGACTTTGTATAACTTTGGAGCACGTTTCTACGACTTTGAGGCAAGTTTTAATTCATCG ACTGGGCGTTTTATGACCTTGGATAATCATCCTCTCGACATCGATAACATATCGCCCGGTTCCTTTAATCTGTATGGTTTCTCCCAAAACGATCCAATCAATTTCACCGACCTAAATGGCAATCGCGCCGTACCGACAGCTCATTG GATTATTGATGGCTTACTTATTGCTGCTGGATTGGGTCTAACCATTGCTTCCATGATAACACTCAACCCACTCCTAGCTGTCGCAGGGGGAGCTGTGCTCAACAGTGGTCTCAGCGGATTTGTCACAGATGTCGCCGCGTCAGTGGACAACAGCAGTGATACCGGATCGTGGCTCTTCCAACTTGGTCTTGGGGCTGTCATCGGAGGTGTTTTTGGAGGCGCTAGCATTGGTCTCAACCTTGGTATTCGCCATGGCACAAAGGCATTGCTTTCCGCTGGGAGTCGTCAGATATTCAAGCATGCTGTGATCCAGAATTCGTTTAATATACTTGCTGAAGCCGGCCTTGGTGCGGCGGGTGGTGCTGTTCAACAGGGTCTAACAAACTTGTATCAGGGAGATCCGATTGGTAAAGACGTCGGATGGTCAGCTACATTGGGGGCTATAGCTGGCTTGGTTGTAGCTGGAGGTTTGATGG TTGGGCAAAGCAAATGGGGGCGCGTTGCGTTAGCGGGACAACGAGCTAGCGATCGAATTCTGTCCTCTGCGAGAACTGGGCTCCCTAATCTACGCATGCAACTGGCGCAAGGGCGATTCGTGAATTCATCTGTTGTTCGGGATGCGCCTATCGAGATCTACTATATTTCCAGGGGTATACATTTCACAGACATTGACGGTTAA